A portion of the Desulfovibrio sp. Huiquan2017 genome contains these proteins:
- a CDS encoding class I SAM-dependent methyltransferase, protein MLVRDQAAHLSGIEAARAANPGWYEHEQPPEAVSPWRHHLRRRRLYVTSVIKREMADRGLDKSCRLLDLGCGDGNNLTWLQEFSDNLYGSDYNLLRLARAQRNVPAAHIFLANILDYPTEDAFFDVVYFNHVIEHIPDDLAALREVRRILKPGGILVLGAPNEGSWWWQLAYKRDPASLLRTDHVHFYTVRVLDCMMRKAGLDVLESKRLGFGPPDWRLDGRIRKYKWVDDTFEFIGQAVMPSQASSMYIIATKS, encoded by the coding sequence TTGCTCGTCCGCGATCAAGCCGCCCACTTGTCCGGCATTGAAGCCGCAAGAGCCGCGAATCCCGGTTGGTACGAACATGAGCAGCCGCCTGAAGCGGTGAGCCCGTGGCGGCATCATCTCCGCCGACGCAGGCTGTACGTCACTTCCGTCATAAAGCGAGAGATGGCCGACCGCGGACTGGACAAGTCGTGCCGCCTGCTTGACCTCGGTTGCGGCGACGGCAACAACCTGACTTGGCTTCAGGAATTTTCCGACAATTTGTATGGCAGTGATTACAATCTGCTGCGCCTCGCCCGCGCGCAAAGGAACGTGCCTGCGGCGCACATCTTCTTGGCCAACATACTCGATTACCCTACCGAAGACGCTTTTTTTGACGTGGTATACTTCAACCACGTCATCGAGCATATCCCTGACGATCTCGCGGCATTGCGAGAGGTGCGGCGTATCCTGAAGCCGGGAGGGATCCTGGTCCTCGGCGCTCCCAACGAAGGCTCCTGGTGGTGGCAGTTGGCCTACAAACGGGACCCGGCCTCCTTGCTCAGAACCGATCATGTGCATTTCTATACTGTCAGGGTCTTGGACTGCATGATGCGCAAGGCGGGATTGGACGTTCTCGAATCCAAGCGCCTGGGCTTCGGACCGCCGGATTGGCGCCTTGATGGACGGATACGGAAATACAAGTGGGTGGATGACACGTTCGAGTTTATTGGCCAGGCCGTCATGCCCTCTCAAGCCTCTTCCATGTATATCATTGCCACGAAAAGCTGA
- a CDS encoding glycosyltransferase has protein sequence MTKVSIILPVYNGEKYLRTAIKSILNQSFEDFELILVNDASTDRTLDIIQFFAAKDKRIKVISNQENKKLPASLNVGFSEATGAYLTWTSDDNALMPDCIERLLAELIKRDVDIIYADVEEINEHGDLTTIMRRDKPIEYLLHTNVVGACFLYRREVQERLEGYREDLFLIEDYDFWCRAYLQNFRFHHIKEILYSYRRHTQSLSLSYTERVSFYRLQYIIKTMRGIDNQALKNQILGEVFSIYKGFYWAPAKIDGSSPQQALEHFQKQIKASPLNLFNYHATAQLFSAANDYAAAEAVLKDILDVFPYWENGVMLLLDIYLKQNKIDAAIALIQNAAAIDDQNDTYKKILLTLLKHHKGS, from the coding sequence ATGACTAAAGTTTCAATAATATTACCTGTCTACAATGGCGAAAAATACCTGCGGACAGCGATAAAAAGCATTCTCAATCAGTCCTTTGAGGACTTTGAGCTCATACTTGTGAACGATGCCTCCACCGACAGGACCTTGGACATCATTCAATTTTTTGCCGCAAAGGATAAACGAATAAAGGTAATATCAAACCAGGAGAACAAGAAGCTCCCGGCCTCGCTCAATGTTGGATTCTCCGAAGCGACGGGAGCGTATTTGACATGGACTTCAGATGACAACGCCCTCATGCCTGATTGCATCGAGCGGCTTCTGGCGGAATTGATAAAAAGAGATGTTGATATTATTTACGCCGATGTCGAAGAGATAAATGAGCATGGCGACCTCACAACGATCATGCGTCGCGACAAACCTATAGAATATTTGCTTCACACCAATGTCGTCGGGGCCTGTTTCCTGTACCGCCGTGAAGTCCAAGAACGTCTTGAAGGATATAGAGAGGATCTTTTTCTAATAGAAGACTATGACTTTTGGTGCAGAGCATATTTGCAAAATTTTAGATTCCACCACATCAAAGAGATTTTATATTCATATCGGCGGCACACCCAATCGCTTTCCTTGAGCTATACGGAACGCGTCTCTTTTTACCGCCTGCAATACATCATAAAAACAATGAGAGGAATCGACAACCAAGCCCTTAAGAATCAGATACTCGGAGAAGTTTTCAGCATCTACAAAGGGTTTTACTGGGCACCGGCGAAGATAGACGGCTCATCCCCCCAGCAGGCGCTGGAGCACTTTCAAAAGCAGATCAAAGCAAGCCCGTTGAATCTTTTCAATTACCACGCCACCGCGCAACTTTTTTCCGCTGCCAACGACTATGCCGCGGCTGAGGCGGTGTTAAAGGATATTCTTGACGTATTCCCTTATTGGGAGAACGGCGTCATGTTGTTGCTGGATATATATTTAAAACAAAACAAAATAGATGCAGCAATAGCATTGATACAAAATGCCGCCGCCATTGATGACCAGAACGATACGTACAAGAAAATTCTACTCACGCTACTAAAACACCACAAGGGAAGTTAA
- the wecB gene encoding UDP-N-acetylglucosamine 2-epimerase (non-hydrolyzing), translated as MKKILVFAGTRPEAIKMIPVYIALRQCPDFDIKLVATGQHREMLLQAFEDFDIKPDLNLDVMAANQTLASLSARLFTAIDTLLAQEAPDAILVQGDTTTVQVGALCAFYRGIAIGHIEAGLRSGDMLAPFPEELNRRVASLVATWHFAPTQRAADQLLAEGIDANSILVSGNSVIDALLLMRDKVLAAPPKLPPEVSAVIEEDRDILLVTGHRRESFGTGFKNICTALLELAESFPKLAIIYPVHLNPNVQTVVRAMLGGHSRIILTAPLGYKPFVYLMSKSRLILSDSGGIQEEGPSLGKPVLVMREITERPEGIEAGVNMLVGTDRDKIVANVSKLLLDKELYQTMATRKNPYGDGHAAQLIAKFLCSAEHGERA; from the coding sequence ATGAAAAAAATACTCGTTTTTGCCGGCACCAGACCGGAAGCCATCAAGATGATTCCCGTCTATATTGCATTGCGGCAATGCCCGGACTTCGACATCAAACTCGTAGCCACCGGACAGCACCGCGAGATGTTACTCCAGGCTTTCGAAGACTTTGACATCAAGCCGGATTTGAACCTGGATGTCATGGCGGCCAACCAGACCCTTGCCTCGCTTTCAGCTCGGCTTTTCACGGCCATCGACACCCTCCTCGCGCAGGAGGCGCCTGATGCCATCCTTGTCCAAGGCGACACCACCACCGTACAAGTCGGCGCTCTTTGTGCCTTTTATCGCGGCATCGCCATTGGCCACATCGAAGCGGGCCTACGAAGCGGCGATATGCTCGCGCCCTTTCCGGAGGAATTGAATCGACGCGTAGCCAGTCTGGTGGCGACCTGGCATTTTGCGCCAACTCAACGGGCCGCCGACCAGCTCCTCGCGGAAGGCATTGACGCCAATTCCATCCTCGTGTCGGGAAACTCCGTCATCGACGCTCTGCTGTTGATGCGGGACAAGGTGCTTGCCGCACCGCCCAAACTTCCTCCGGAGGTATCGGCGGTGATCGAGGAAGACCGTGACATTTTACTTGTCACGGGACACCGGCGTGAAAGCTTTGGTACTGGATTCAAAAATATTTGCACCGCCCTGCTCGAACTCGCCGAATCCTTCCCCAAACTGGCAATTATCTACCCGGTCCACCTCAATCCCAATGTGCAAACCGTTGTCAGGGCGATGCTTGGCGGGCATTCACGCATTATTCTTACCGCCCCCCTCGGCTACAAGCCCTTCGTTTACCTGATGAGCAAAAGTCGGCTCATTCTATCCGATTCGGGCGGCATCCAAGAGGAAGGGCCGTCCCTGGGCAAGCCCGTGCTGGTTATGCGCGAGATAACCGAGCGCCCCGAAGGCATTGAGGCCGGGGTCAACATGCTGGTCGGCACCGATCGGGATAAAATTGTGGCGAACGTTTCGAAACTGCTGCTTGATAAAGAACTATACCAAACGATGGCGACACGAAAGAACCCTTATGGCGATGGCCACGCCGCGCAGTTGATTGCGAAATTTCTTTGCTCAGCCGAGCATGGTGAGCGCGCCTGA
- a CDS encoding class I SAM-dependent methyltransferase, which yields MKEIESNKEAWSKISEDHFSAFKSAFENGTHKLNGYIQAELGDITGKEIVHLQCNTGADTIALARMGASQVTGIDLVPENIFYAKKLAADIQVHNVDFIESNVMTLSQSHDRKYDIVFTSEGVLGWLPDLNIWANTIRTLLKDNGFLYVFDSHPFFLSLDESKLSNEQYEIKYPYFGKEPDMEDSIGGYASECKHGVKAYFWMHTISDIINALSLAGLHIEFLNEFTENFYDSGEMDRDGDSGLYNYQYNANKYPMSFSLKATIYNK from the coding sequence GTGAAAGAAATAGAATCAAACAAGGAAGCCTGGAGCAAAATTTCAGAAGATCATTTCAGCGCCTTTAAATCAGCATTTGAAAACGGTACGCATAAGCTGAACGGCTATATACAGGCTGAATTAGGAGATATAACCGGAAAAGAAATAGTACACTTACAGTGTAATACGGGAGCCGATACAATCGCTTTGGCAAGAATGGGGGCGAGCCAAGTTACCGGCATTGATTTAGTCCCGGAAAATATTTTTTATGCGAAGAAACTTGCCGCGGACATTCAAGTTCATAATGTGGATTTCATTGAGTCGAATGTCATGACACTGTCGCAAAGCCACGACCGGAAATATGATATTGTGTTTACTTCCGAGGGAGTGCTCGGATGGCTGCCGGATTTGAATATCTGGGCAAATACAATTCGAACTCTTTTGAAAGACAACGGATTTTTATATGTCTTTGATTCGCATCCATTTTTTCTCTCGCTGGATGAAAGTAAGCTGAGCAACGAGCAATACGAGATAAAATATCCTTATTTCGGAAAAGAGCCGGACATGGAAGATTCCATTGGCGGATATGCATCCGAATGTAAGCACGGGGTAAAAGCGTATTTTTGGATGCACACCATATCTGATATTATCAACGCGTTGTCATTGGCAGGATTGCATATTGAATTCTTGAATGAATTCACGGAAAATTTTTATGATTCCGGAGAGATGGATCGAGACGGGGACAGCGGTCTATATAACTATCAATATAATGCAAATAAGTATCCGATGTCGTTTAGCCTAAAAGCTACCATTTATAATAAATAA
- a CDS encoding D-amino-acid transaminase codes for MSRIVYLNGAFIPEEEASISIFDRGFLFADAVYEVTSVLDGKLVDFDGHMARLERSLGEVGMPMPMDREAWLALHRELVVKNGLEEGCVYLQVSRGVADRNFLFPENVSQTVVAFTQLKNLAGEKKGLRVVSIPDIRWRRRDIKTVQLLAASMSKTGAKKQGKDDVWMVEDGFVTEGSSSNTYIVTSEGAIVTRQLSSSILPGITRAAVLKLAEERGFVIEERPFTLDEAKAAQEAFVTSATSFVLPVVEIDGTELSGGVPGPTARRLNEIYIEEGRRNAI; via the coding sequence ATGAGCCGCATAGTATATCTCAACGGGGCGTTCATTCCCGAGGAGGAAGCCTCGATATCGATTTTCGACAGGGGCTTCCTGTTCGCCGACGCCGTTTACGAGGTGACCTCCGTTCTGGATGGGAAGCTCGTGGATTTCGACGGCCATATGGCCCGCCTGGAGCGCTCCCTTGGCGAAGTGGGCATGCCGATGCCCATGGACCGCGAGGCCTGGCTTGCATTGCACCGTGAACTGGTGGTCAAGAACGGCCTGGAGGAAGGCTGCGTTTATCTCCAGGTGTCGCGGGGGGTGGCCGACCGGAATTTCCTGTTCCCCGAGAACGTGAGTCAGACCGTGGTGGCGTTCACCCAGTTGAAGAATCTGGCCGGTGAGAAAAAGGGGCTCAGGGTCGTCTCCATCCCGGATATCCGCTGGCGCCGCCGGGACATCAAGACCGTTCAACTGCTGGCCGCCTCCATGAGCAAGACCGGGGCCAAGAAGCAAGGCAAGGACGACGTCTGGATGGTGGAGGACGGCTTCGTTACCGAAGGCAGTTCGAGCAATACCTATATCGTGACCAGCGAGGGCGCGATAGTGACCCGGCAACTGTCCTCTTCCATTCTGCCCGGCATCACCCGCGCCGCGGTCCTGAAGCTGGCGGAGGAGCGGGGATTTGTCATCGAGGAACGCCCCTTCACCCTCGACGAGGCCAAGGCGGCGCAGGAGGCGTTCGTGACTTCGGCCACGTCCTTTGTCCTGCCCGTGGTGGAAATCGACGGCACGGAGCTTTCTGGAGGCGTCCCCGGCCCCACAGCCAGGCGGTTGAACGAGATCTATATCGAGGAAGGGCGGCGGAACGCAATCTGA
- a CDS encoding M20 family metallopeptidase encodes MTEEQQCYERFLNDFERIINLDSSSDNPEGIAEVAAFLRDKLVPLGLEVEITRQGEDGVPCLKACTPSRDGRYDFLFLGHMDTVFPTGEAGRRPFRTEGGLAHGPGVNDMKGGLLLAVYVVERLKKEGALDDMAVCLAFNGDEETGSHNSRPWIEETAALCDRVLVFEPCRPGFRYVVSRKGGYRVRVVAHGVSSHAGADPEKGVNAVVELAHQIGRINALNHAGSGITAQCTVIRGGDKTNIIPDRAEVEVDVRYATMQEMAEVDAFFEALPKETLLPGATVEVVVHGQRPPMESGPESEALFQLLVAEGAKLGIEVGGISTGGCSDGNWTAAMGIPTLDGMGPVGENSHRLDEYMTLDSFIPARTMISAFCRQAVNKGN; translated from the coding sequence ATGACTGAAGAACAACAGTGCTATGAACGTTTTCTCAATGATTTTGAGCGGATCATTAATCTCGACAGCAGCAGCGACAATCCGGAGGGGATAGCCGAAGTGGCCGCATTCCTGCGGGACAAGCTTGTCCCCTTGGGCCTGGAAGTGGAAATAACCCGCCAGGGAGAGGACGGCGTGCCCTGCCTCAAGGCCTGCACCCCCAGCCGGGACGGCCGGTATGATTTTCTGTTCCTCGGGCACATGGATACCGTTTTCCCCACCGGGGAAGCTGGCAGGCGTCCCTTCCGCACGGAAGGCGGTCTTGCCCACGGCCCCGGCGTCAACGACATGAAGGGCGGCCTTTTGCTGGCCGTGTACGTGGTTGAGCGGCTCAAGAAGGAAGGGGCGCTGGACGATATGGCCGTCTGTCTCGCCTTCAACGGCGATGAAGAGACCGGCTCTCACAATTCCCGGCCGTGGATCGAGGAGACCGCCGCCCTGTGCGATCGGGTCCTGGTCTTCGAGCCGTGCCGTCCCGGTTTCAGGTACGTCGTCAGCCGCAAGGGCGGATACCGGGTCCGGGTCGTCGCTCACGGCGTTTCCTCCCATGCCGGGGCCGACCCCGAAAAGGGCGTCAATGCCGTGGTGGAGCTTGCCCACCAGATCGGCCGCATCAACGCCCTCAACCATGCGGGATCGGGCATTACCGCCCAATGCACGGTGATTCGGGGCGGCGACAAGACCAATATCATTCCGGACCGGGCCGAGGTGGAAGTGGATGTCCGCTACGCGACCATGCAGGAGATGGCCGAGGTGGACGCCTTTTTCGAGGCCCTGCCCAAGGAAACGCTTCTTCCTGGGGCCACGGTCGAAGTTGTCGTGCATGGACAGCGTCCCCCGATGGAAAGTGGTCCCGAAAGCGAGGCGCTTTTCCAACTGCTGGTGGCCGAGGGCGCGAAGCTGGGCATCGAGGTCGGCGGAATATCTACCGGCGGCTGCTCGGATGGTAACTGGACGGCGGCCATGGGCATCCCGACACTCGACGGCATGGGGCCGGTCGGGGAGAACTCGCATCGTTTGGATGAGTACATGACGCTGGACAGTTTCATTCCGGCCAGGACCATGATTTCGGCCTTCTGCAGACAGGCCGTGAACAAGGGGAATTAA
- a CDS encoding ABC transporter permease: MNGSIRNKRLHSFLNDKPAMLGAAIMLCFLFAGVFAPLIAPMNPYDLSSVDLGNVLLQPFWVHGGSSAFPLGTDDQGRCILSTILYGLRTSMLVGFSVVAIAGTIGVTLGMIGGYYGGFLDAFVMRCADTVFSFSTTLLAVLLLGVFDNRGLGTVILAICIADWVRYARTIRGSVLEIKDNPYVMAAKASGAKDFRILFQHILPNALPPIFVVMAVDLAVVIMLEATLSFLGVGVPLTEPSLGMMIAIGKNYIYAGMWWLTLFPGAVLILLVVGINLFADWLRDEMNPKLSR, translated from the coding sequence ATGAACGGTTCCATCAGAAACAAACGGCTGCACAGCTTCTTGAACGACAAGCCGGCCATGCTCGGGGCGGCCATCATGCTCTGTTTTCTCTTTGCCGGTGTTTTCGCGCCGCTGATCGCGCCCATGAATCCCTACGATCTCTCGTCCGTGGATCTGGGCAACGTCCTGCTCCAGCCCTTTTGGGTCCATGGCGGCTCCAGCGCCTTCCCGCTGGGCACCGACGACCAGGGACGCTGCATCCTTTCCACCATTCTCTACGGGCTGCGCACATCCATGCTGGTCGGTTTTTCGGTCGTGGCCATCGCGGGCACCATCGGCGTGACCCTGGGCATGATCGGGGGCTACTACGGCGGCTTCCTCGACGCCTTTGTCATGCGGTGTGCGGATACGGTCTTTTCCTTTTCGACGACCCTGCTGGCTGTCCTGCTGCTCGGCGTATTCGACAACAGGGGTCTGGGAACGGTCATTCTCGCCATCTGCATCGCGGACTGGGTGCGATACGCCCGCACCATCCGGGGCAGTGTGCTCGAAATCAAGGACAATCCCTACGTCATGGCGGCCAAGGCCTCCGGCGCAAAGGATTTCCGCATCCTGTTCCAGCATATCCTGCCCAATGCGCTGCCGCCCATTTTCGTGGTTATGGCCGTGGACCTCGCGGTGGTCATCATGCTGGAGGCCACACTGAGCTTTCTCGGCGTGGGCGTTCCCCTGACCGAGCCTTCCCTGGGGATGATGATCGCCATCGGCAAGAACTACATTTATGCGGGCATGTGGTGGCTGACTCTTTTCCCCGGCGCCGTGCTTATTCTGCTGGTCGTGGGCATCAACCTGTTCGCCGACTGGCTCCGCGATGAAATGAATCCGAAGCTGAGCCGCTAG
- a CDS encoding ABC transporter permease: protein MASYILRRVLQGLLVLMAVSFICFCLFRFTGDPVLMLAGKYATQEEREMVRHAYGLDQPTYVQYFKFIGGALHGDFGKSYVSQVDALDTILERFPATFELAMVAMSISFIVGVGLGIVVSIRPKGALAQVFMSGSLLGISMPTFLTGILLVMVCSVWLEILPAFGRGDTVQLGAWRTGLLTVDGWKHIILPALTLSSYQLAVMMRLTRAGMREVMGEEYIKTAWAKGLSPTKVILKHALRNVLIPVVTIAGLSFGELIAFSIVTETIFQWPGMGNLLLTSIFETDQPIIVTYIMLAACIILFINILVDLLYAVLNPKIRYS from the coding sequence ATGGCATCATACATTCTCCGAAGAGTCCTCCAGGGACTTCTGGTCCTGATGGCGGTCTCCTTCATCTGCTTCTGCCTTTTCCGTTTCACCGGCGATCCGGTGCTCATGCTGGCGGGCAAGTACGCAACCCAGGAAGAACGGGAAATGGTCCGGCACGCCTACGGCCTGGACCAACCCACCTACGTGCAGTACTTCAAGTTCATCGGCGGCGCCTTGCACGGGGACTTCGGCAAGTCCTACGTCAGCCAGGTGGACGCCCTGGACACCATCCTCGAACGTTTTCCCGCCACGTTCGAGCTCGCCATGGTGGCCATGTCCATCTCCTTCATCGTCGGGGTCGGGTTGGGCATCGTCGTATCCATCCGCCCGAAAGGCGCGCTGGCCCAGGTCTTCATGTCCGGGTCCCTTCTGGGCATCTCCATGCCGACCTTCCTGACCGGTATCCTGCTGGTGATGGTCTGCTCCGTCTGGCTGGAGATCCTACCCGCCTTCGGCCGGGGCGACACGGTGCAACTCGGGGCCTGGCGCACCGGGCTGCTGACCGTTGACGGCTGGAAGCACATCATCCTGCCCGCGCTGACCCTCTCCAGCTACCAACTGGCGGTCATGATGCGCCTGACCCGCGCGGGCATGCGCGAGGTCATGGGCGAAGAGTACATCAAGACGGCCTGGGCCAAGGGGTTGTCTCCGACCAAGGTCATTCTCAAGCACGCCCTGCGCAACGTCCTTATCCCCGTGGTGACCATCGCGGGACTCTCGTTCGGCGAGCTGATAGCCTTTTCCATCGTCACGGAGACCATCTTCCAGTGGCCGGGTATGGGGAATCTCCTGCTGACATCGATTTTCGAGACGGACCAGCCCATTATCGTCACCTATATCATGCTGGCCGCCTGCATCATCCTTTTCATCAATATCCTGGTCGACCTGCTCTACGCAGTGCTCAACCCGAAAATCCGCTACAGCTAG
- a CDS encoding ABC transporter substrate-binding protein has protein sequence MKRLAVIASLVALLALPSLAMAKADLVIATDAPPKSMNPQAYSSDANYSYMSNFFDGLLQRKDGKLAPALATAWERIDALTWKFTLRKGVKFSNGNDFNAEDVKFTFERMKDPKYSRFLNFGNAIADIETPDAYTVIFKTVKPVPWFAETMHQNFIVDKESSLTRDDGDYNTHPIGTGAYIFDEWVKGSYVRMHANPNYWEGEPKYKTVEIRPIVEEATRFAALAGHQVDIVNGVPLTLADRIAKMPNVEMIQRPARRCIYLTVSNKPGTPFADKRVRQALAYAINEDEIIDKVMQGKATKASQIPDKATVGYNADIKRIEYNPEKAKQLLAEAGYADGFEITIAGPNDRYINDEKIAEAVAKYMAKIGLKVKLDVKPKSIFFDETAEFKHPFYLIGWFDGSYDFGRSAEKLLHTWDKEKGMGAYNGAVYSNPAIDDLIVKSSSIVDLAERDKALQNINAMVMEDVAWIPLHYQQDLYAVAKGKNIKFNPRPDRWIVVKEIQ, from the coding sequence ATGAAACGTTTGGCAGTTATTGCATCCCTCGTCGCGTTGCTTGCGTTGCCGTCGCTCGCCATGGCCAAGGCGGACCTGGTCATCGCAACCGACGCTCCGCCCAAGTCCATGAATCCGCAGGCATACTCGTCCGATGCCAACTATTCGTACATGTCCAACTTTTTCGACGGACTGTTGCAGCGCAAGGACGGCAAGCTCGCTCCCGCACTGGCCACCGCCTGGGAACGCATTGACGCCCTGACCTGGAAATTCACCCTGCGCAAGGGCGTGAAGTTCAGCAACGGCAACGATTTCAATGCGGAAGACGTCAAGTTCACCTTCGAGCGCATGAAGGATCCCAAGTACTCCCGGTTCCTGAACTTCGGCAACGCCATCGCCGACATCGAAACCCCGGACGCCTACACCGTCATCTTCAAGACCGTGAAGCCGGTTCCCTGGTTCGCCGAGACCATGCATCAGAACTTTATCGTGGACAAGGAGTCCTCCCTGACCCGTGACGACGGCGACTACAACACCCACCCCATCGGCACCGGCGCCTATATTTTCGATGAGTGGGTCAAGGGTTCCTACGTGCGCATGCACGCCAACCCGAATTATTGGGAAGGCGAGCCCAAGTACAAGACCGTGGAGATCCGTCCCATCGTGGAAGAGGCCACCCGTTTCGCCGCATTGGCCGGCCATCAGGTGGACATCGTCAACGGCGTGCCGCTGACCCTGGCCGACCGCATCGCCAAGATGCCCAACGTGGAGATGATCCAGCGTCCGGCGCGCCGCTGTATCTACCTGACCGTTTCCAACAAGCCCGGTACGCCGTTCGCCGACAAGCGCGTCCGCCAGGCCCTGGCCTACGCCATCAACGAAGACGAGATCATCGACAAGGTCATGCAGGGCAAGGCCACCAAGGCCTCCCAGATCCCGGACAAGGCCACCGTGGGCTACAATGCCGACATCAAGCGCATCGAGTACAACCCGGAAAAGGCGAAGCAACTGCTGGCCGAAGCCGGGTATGCCGACGGCTTCGAGATCACCATCGCCGGCCCCAACGATCGCTACATCAATGACGAGAAAATTGCCGAAGCCGTCGCCAAGTACATGGCCAAGATCGGCCTGAAGGTGAAGCTGGACGTCAAGCCCAAGTCCATCTTCTTTGACGAGACCGCCGAGTTCAAGCATCCGTTCTACCTGATCGGCTGGTTCGACGGTTCCTACGACTTCGGCCGCAGCGCGGAAAAACTGCTTCATACCTGGGACAAGGAAAAGGGCATGGGTGCCTATAACGGCGCCGTGTATTCCAATCCGGCCATTGACGACCTGATCGTCAAGTCCTCCAGCATCGTGGATTTGGCCGAGCGTGACAAGGCGCTGCAGAATATCAACGCCATGGTCATGGAAGACGTGGCCTGGATTCCCCTGCACTACCAGCAGGATCTGTACGCCGTAGCCAAAGGCAAGAACATCAAGTTCAATCCCCGCCCTGACCGCTGGATCGTGGTCAAGGAAATCCAGTAG
- a CDS encoding oligopeptide/dipeptide ABC transporter ATP-binding protein, whose amino-acid sequence MTETLIKAEDLKVHFPIRKGLLSRVVGHVFAVDGIDLELHKGETLGIVGESGCGKSTAGLAAMRLINPTGGVVRWKGRDMGEMSPAELRALRKEMQLIFQDPYSSLNPRMTVDQILANPMNVHGMYTGRERRDRLAFLLETVGMSPDQGRRYPHEFSGGQRQRLGIARALALDPSVIIGDEPVSALDVSIQAQIINLLMDLKREFELSLMIISHDLAVVEYLCDRIVVMYLGKVMEKGSYAEIYANPKHPYTQALLSAVPVPDPRRKKQRQILVGDVPSPITPPSGCRFHTRCPQAMDICSREIPTIRDFGDGHLAACHLY is encoded by the coding sequence ATGACAGAAACCCTTATCAAGGCAGAGGACCTCAAGGTCCATTTCCCCATCCGGAAGGGGCTGTTGTCCCGCGTGGTCGGCCATGTCTTTGCCGTTGACGGCATTGATCTGGAACTCCACAAGGGCGAGACCCTCGGCATTGTGGGCGAGTCCGGGTGCGGCAAGAGCACTGCCGGGCTGGCCGCCATGCGTCTTATCAATCCCACCGGCGGCGTTGTCCGCTGGAAGGGCAGGGACATGGGCGAGATGTCCCCGGCCGAGCTCAGGGCGCTGCGCAAGGAAATGCAGCTTATCTTTCAGGATCCCTATTCGTCCCTGAACCCGCGCATGACCGTCGATCAAATCTTGGCGAACCCCATGAACGTCCATGGAATGTACACCGGCCGGGAGCGCCGGGACCGGTTGGCCTTCCTGCTGGAGACCGTGGGCATGAGCCCGGACCAGGGACGTCGCTATCCCCATGAGTTCTCCGGGGGCCAGCGGCAGCGCTTGGGCATCGCCCGCGCCTTGGCCCTGGACCCGTCCGTTATCATCGGCGACGAGCCCGTCTCGGCTCTGGACGTTTCCATTCAGGCGCAGATCATCAATCTGCTCATGGATCTCAAGCGGGAATTCGAACTGTCGCTGATGATCATTTCGCACGATCTGGCCGTGGTCGAATACCTCTGCGACCGGATCGTGGTCATGTATCTCGGCAAGGTCATGGAAAAGGGTTCCTACGCCGAAATCTATGCGAATCCGAAACACCCGTATACGCAGGCGCTGCTTTCCGCGGTCCCCGTGCCGGACCCGCGCCGCAAGAAGCAACGGCAGATTCTGGTCGGCGACGTGCCGAGCCCCATCACCCCGCCCTCGGGGTGCCGGTTCCACACGCGCTGTCCCCAAGCTATGGATATATGCTCGCGGGAAATTCCGACCATCCGGGATTTCGGCGATGGGCATCTGGCCGCATGCCATCTGTATTGA